TCAGTTGCGGAAACGGATTGTGGATCGTCGGCTGCTTGGAAACCTCGGGCAGCAGCCCACAGCCCGCAAGCAGGATGACGACGCCGATAAAAATGGCCAGTCGCATCATGCGAGGGGCTAGGGGTTCGAGATAAGGGACGAGGCGAGCCGCGATTGGCGCGACATCGTGCGGCGTCCGCTTTATCGGCAAACTCCGCCTCATCGCTAAAGTCAATCTCACGGGCTCGTCGCGCACCGGTCCGCTCGATGGCCGACGGCGCTAGCACGGACGTTGCGATCGTAATTCGCGCCAGCACGTTAAGAAGATTGGCACTTGGAAGGCGAATAGTGCTTTGGCAAGATGCAGTTGGGGCCGAGAATTAAAGAGCGCGGCGGTGCTGCCACCGCCGATGAGCGCCGCCCTCGACCCGGCGTGGCGGGCGGGGGATGCCGGCAAAAGGGAATTCGCTGCGGCTACCGGTTGGCCACCGGCGCAATAGGCGGCGCAACCGCCTTACGCGAGCTGAGCAGCGCTTCCACCCGAACAGTGCTTGCACGGTTGGGCTTCGTCGCGGAGAATACCCCCTACGACGGGCGACGATGCAAATGATCTGGTGACCGCGGGAGGCGGCGATGTGGGTGCGCAAACGTGTTGATATCGGCTGGTCGGATCTGGGCGCTGCGCTCGCGCATTGCCTGCTGCCAGACCGCCGCGCTGCGCAAGCTGCCGAGCTCGAACGGCTATGGTCCGCCCATGGCGACGCCGTGGCCTGCTTGTCGGTCCGCAGCGGGTTCGATCTCTGGCTTTCGGCAATGGATTTCCCGGCCGGGAGCGAAGTGCTCGTCTCGGCAATCACGATCCCCGACATGCTGAGGATCATCGAGGATCACGGTCTCGTGCCGGTGCCCGTGGATATCGACCCCGATAATTTGGCGATCGATCCGGCGAGCCTCGAGCAGGGACTTTCGCCGAAGACCCGGGCGATTTTAGTGGCGCATCTGTTTGGCACGCGTCAGTCATTGGAGGGCATTGCCGCCTTCGCTCGGCAGCACCGGTTGCTGTTGGTCGAAGATTGTGCGCAGGCGTTCGTGGGCACAAGTTTCACCGGCGATACCGAAGCGGATGTGTCGATGTTTAGTTTCGGCCCGATCAAGACAGCCACGGCGCTCGGCGGCGGATTGTTGCGCGTGCCGGACCACAACGTGCGCGATGCGATGCGGCGGATCATCGCCGAGCAGCCGTTGCACAGCCGCTGGACCTATGCACGGCGCGTGTTGAAATACGCGGGCATCAAGTTTCTTACGGGTCGATTGGCCTACGCGGCGGTGTTTCATAGTTGGCAGGCGCTCGGCCGCGATCCCGATCAGCTTGTCAACGGCGCCGTACGCGGTTTTGCCGGTCCGGGCTTTTTCGAGCGTATCCGCCGTCAGCCGGCCGCAGCGCTTTTGGCGTTGATGCGGCGGCGAATCCGTCGATTCACAACGGAGCAGATCACGCGTCGCGGGGCGAACGGACAGTTTCTGCTCGATCAATTGCAATCCGCATTGGTAAGCCCGGGCTGGGCGTCGGCCGAGCATTCATTCTGGGTATTTCCTGTTCTGACCGACGAATCGGCGCGGCTGATCGCGGCGCTACGGCAAGCGGGATTCGACGGTTCGTCGGCCCATAGTATGTGCGTCGTGCAGCCGCGGGCCGATCGACCACAGCAGCGAGCCGTCATGGCCGAGAGGATTCTGCCTCGAATCGTCTATCTCCCGTATTGCTTGGCATTGCCGGCGTCGGAAATGGAGCGCATGGCGGCGGTCGTGCGCGGCGTTAGCGCGCCGACGGAAGATCGCGCGCCGGCGCCGGCGGTCGCCGCTCCGCAACTCAGCTCGAGCGGGCAGTAACGGCGAAGCGCCGTCGCCGGCGTGCGAAACCGCACGCGACCGCCACGCCGCTGCTTGAGGCCGGGGGATGCTTGCGGTTTCGCGAGGCGGCTCAAACGAATTCGCGCATCCCGCGCACGCCTAGCGGCTCGCGGCCGGCGAACGGCTCGCCGTAGCTGCGGCCGATCGACCAACCCCAATAGGCCGCTTGATCGCGCATACGGTCCAAGAATGTCGGCGACGTTTGCGGCCGGCCGGCGACGAATTGGCTCTGGTAGCATGCGATGGCTTGCAGCTTGCGGTCCCAGTGTGGCGAAATATCCAGCACGACCGCCGGGGTGGCCAGGAGCCGCAAGTGAACGCAATAGTAGTAAAAAATTCGCTCCGGATGGTGCGGCTCACCGCGCAAATCGCTTTTGGTGAGCTTCGACCAGAATCGGGCCGCCTCGACCAGCTCGGTGGCGGCCACGTGGTCGGGATGCGCGTCGACCCAATACGGGGCGAAGAGCCATCGCGGTCGCTCTCGGCGAAACACCTCCGCCAGCCGATGCCGCGCTTCGAGCGTCGCCTCGAGCTTCCGGTTCGGCAAACCAAGATTTTCGCGCCAATCGAGGCCCATCACCGCGCTCGCGGCGGCGGTTTCCCGGGCACGGATTTCCGGCGATCCATGCGGCGTGGGCTCGCCGTCCGTCAGGTCGAGGATCCCGACCCGAAGGCCCTCGGCCTTGAATTGCATGATCGCCCCAGCGGCGCCGAGTTCCGCATCGTCGGGGTGCGGAGCCACGACAAGCACGTCGAGCATGGGAGCCTCCGTCGGAATGCCAGACCAAGCTAAACCACTCTTTTGGGTGGACGGTATTGCGCACGGCGCAAGATTGTTGGCATAATAATGCCGGAAGGGCCAACGGGTCGCAATGGCTGCGATGCCTGACGATCGTGGCTCGGTTCCCCCCTGCGTCGTTCGTTTGCAACTTAGTCGCCGAGCGTAAAGAAGCCCAAAGGAGAGCCTTGACATGATGGTGCAGCATCCGACCCCTCGATTGTGGATTTTTCTTGCGGCCACCGCGATGCTTTTGCCCGCTGCGCGTCTGCTTGCCGACGATTCGGCATCGAGCGGTTCAAACGCTACGAACGGCAGCGGGACCGATTTCTTCGCCGCGATTCAGAGCGGCGATCTGACGGCAACCATCATTCCGCACGATTCGCGTCGCGCCCAAGTGATCCTGAAGAACAACACGGATCAGCCGCTGACGGTGAAACTGCCCGACGCATTCGTGGCAATGCCCGTGGTGGCTCAAGCCGCGGGTTTGGGCGGCAACAACGCCGGCGGCAACAATCGAAATACGACGACGAACAATAACAACAAGAATCAAACCGTGGGAGGCGGCATGGGCGGGATGGGCGGCGGCGCCGGCGGGGGGATGTTTAGCATCCCGCCCGAACGAGTCGTGAAGCTGCAGCTTCCGGTCGTTTGCTTGGAATATGGCAAAGCCGAGCCGAGCGCGCATGTCCCTTATACGATAGTTCCGGCCGAAAAATATACCTCGGATCCGGAACTACAGGAAGTTTGCCGCCAGCTTGGCGACAGCCGGTTGGATCAACGGGCGGCGCAGGCCGCCGCATGGCACGTGGCCAATCACATGAGCTGGGACGATTTGGCCAGCCTGAAAACGTTCCCGCACTTCCCGCAATACTCGCGTCCCTATTTCAGCGGCGACGAGATTCATCAAGCCATGGCGATCGTCGATCAAGCCATCAAAGCGGCCGACGCTCGGAAGACGAGCGGCTCGGCCGCGTCCGCGGCAACGCCATCGGCGAATACGAACCCGTAGCGCCGGGTATTGTAGCAGGCATTCTCCGAATGCCGTCGGCGCAACGAGACGCGATCCATGCCGGAAGCAGTTTGCACGCCGATTCGCCGCGGCTATACGGCACAAGTGGCAGACGGCACACGGAGTGTGCCTGCTACGTAGCAGGCATTCTCCGAATGCCGTCGGCGTAAGGAGACGCGATCCATGCCGGAACGAGTTTGCAAGCCGATTCGCCGCCGCTATACGGCACAAGTGGCCGACGGCACACGGAGTGTGCCTGCTACTTTAGTCGCGGCCGCCGGTCGCTCTTGGAAGCGTCAGGCAATTCGCTTGCGAGTCCCTTGTCTCGCACCCTGCCGATCAAGCGGCGGCCATGGTTGGGCGAGCGCTGCGCAATTCGCCTAGCAAGCGGCGAATTTCTCCCTCATAGAGCCGCCGTTCGCTTTCTTGTCGCTCGTTGATTTCTTCGAGCTCCGCCTGTCGCCGGGCGATTTCCAATTCCTGCGTCACGAGCCGACTTGCCTGGCCTTCGATCTCGTTGCGCCGATCGGTCACCCATCGCTCCAAAGCTTGCTTCTGATTTTGCAGCTTGTCGTGCTGTGCTTCCAGACGGACGGCCAATGCTTCGAGCTGCTTTTGTTGGTCTGCCAACTCGGCGCGCTCGAGTTGATATTGCTCGGCCAATTTGCCGCGAATCCTGGCGAGCGACTGCGTGAGCACCGGTGGCGGTACGCTTCCGGCCAACTGGGCCCAAATCTCGTCGGTCGCCAAACGCAATTCGAGCGTTTCCCGCTGTGCTCGCAACACTTCGGCCCGAAGTTGATCGACGGCCGCGCTTCGCCGTTCGAGATGGCCGCTGCGATCGGCAATCGCCCGCAGTTTCTTGTCCAGATCGGCTTCGCAACGGCGGCGGTCGTCGCCGAGCCTGCGGCGTTCGATATCGCATTGCTCCTGCCACGTTTGCCGGTCGGCGGTAAGCTGTTGCCGGCCGCGATCCAAGGCAGATTGGCCGTCGGACAATAGCGCCTCGGCCTCTTCCAAATTTTTTTGCCGTGCTTGTAAGCGTGCGATCGCCGTGCGGAATTCGCTTGCAAGGTGTTCGAGATCGGAAGGTTCGTACGATCCGTTGTTGCTTGCCTCGCTGGATGGCGGCTCGCCGGACAAAAGCTGGCGCAGCGAATCGAGCGTTGATTGCAGCTCGCGATGAACCCGCTGAACCTCGGCAAACTCTCGTTCCGGAGCCTGTTCTACGGTGGCGCGTCGCTCCGCGCCTTGTTCGGCCGACGATTGAACGACCAATGCTTGTCGCTCCAGTTCCAGTTCGCGATGTTTTAGGACGAGCGCATCGGCCTGCTCTTGCCATTTCTGTTTTGCTTCGTTGCACTCGGCCTCGAATCGGGCTTGAGCATCGATCCATTCGGCGCGATCCTTGGACCAGGCGACCGCTTGCAAATCGAAATCGGCTTCGCGCCGGGCAAGTTCGGCTTCGCGATGGGAAAGACTTTTCACGATGGCCGCCCGCTGCGATTCGAGTTCCTCCTCGCGCCGCGCAATTTCCGCCTCGCGCTCCGTCAAGCGCTCGAGCTGCGCTGCCTCTTCCCGCTGTCGGCGTTGTTCGAATTCAGCTTCGCGGTCGGCCAACTCTTGCTGGCGCTCGCGGAACCACAACCGGCTCGTGCGGAGTTCGTTTTCCTGCTGGGCCAATTGCGAGTTGAATTGGGCTTCGCGGCGATCGAGTTCGTATTGCTGCGCCCGCAGATGGCCCGCCAACTGCTCGAACTGCAATTGCATTTGCTGAAGCTTGTCGATGGAGATCGACTCAAGCTGCGCGGGAGAGGCCGCTTGCGATTCGACATCGGCTCCCGCTTGGGAACCGGCTAGTTCCGAGACTGAATCGAGTGCCGGACTATCGGCAGCGGGCGGCGCCTGCGGCGAATCGAGTGGTGGTTCGCCGCTCGGTTCCGCGCTCGGCGCAGCGGCCGTGTCATCGGTGGTCGAAGCGGCTGGCGGCGGGGCGTCGCCGAGCGCGTGAGCGGCGTCGATGCGCACCCGGACTTTGTTTCCGGTTTCGAGCGAATCGCGTGGGGCGGATTGCCTTCTGGCCCGCTTCGTACGAGGAGCTTTTCGATCACTGCTAGCGGCTTGTCGTGTTTCCGTCTGTTCGTCAGCCCCACCCGATGCTGGCAGATCGCCGCGGGAATCGGACATCATCGTCGGTCCTCAAACGCATCAACCCCCCGTCAAAGTTTAGCCAGCTTCCATAATCGGCAAACTGGCGACGGCAGTTGATTCGAATTGAGAACCGAGTACCAAGAGGAGCGCGACAGATGAGCGTCCCTGGTGGACTGGAGAGGTGGCGGCGAGAGGGCAAGCCGCCGCGCTGTGGCAAGTCGGATGCGATTGGCCGCCGGCTCCGATTCACCCCCCTTGGCTGAATCCGGGCGCTCGGGTTCAGCTCTTTGCCGAATCGATGGCTTGTTGGAGCCGGTTTTTCGGTTGCACTCCCACGAAGCGATCGACCACCTCGCCCCCTTTGAAGATCATCAGCGTCGGAATACTGCTGACGCCGTAGTTCTGGGCGGCTTGAGGATTGTCGTCGATATTGATTTTTCCGACCTTGAACGAACCGCGATTTTCGCCGGCAAGCTCTTCGACCATGGGGGCGATCATCCGGCACGGGCCGCACCACGGAGCCCAAAAATCGACCAATACCGGCTGCTCCGATTGAAGAACCTCGCCTTGAAAATTGGCATCGGTCAGTTCAGATACGTTGTTCGCCATGACGTCGTTCTCCCAATCTTGTTACTGGCCCCGATGTTCGTTTCGCTTCTAACCGTGATGGAGGGTTTTTCGGCGCCAAAATGCCGAACGCGCTTCCTGACACAGTTTGCGATCCAAGCTAAAATCCAAGCGTCGTGGAAATTATAAAGGCCACCTATCCGCTGTCAACGCGATGCCAGCACGGGCCGTGGTACGTTGTCAAGTAGGTCAGGCTTTCCAGCCTGACGATCCTCGGTCTCCGTCAGCCTAGAAAGGCTGACCTATGGCAACCATACCACTTTCCCAGCAGGCGCCTGTTTCCCATGAACGCCTCCACAGCCGAACCATTCCGTTGTTTTATCGTCCGGCAGCAGTCGGATGGATTATTCGGTTCGGCAATTGAGAGTCGCGGGCTCGGCGACCTCCCGGATGGCGATGTGTTGATCCGGGTCGTGTTTTCATCGTTGAACTACAAAGACGCCCTTTCGGCCAGCGGACACCCCGGCGTGAGCAGAAATTTTCCGCATGTGCCGGGAATCGATGCCGCCGGCACGGTGGTCGAAAGCCGCTCTGAAAAATTCGAGCCCGGCCAGCCTGTGATCGTCACCGGTTTTGCCTTCGGCGCAAGCCGCTGGGGCGGATATGCCGAATATGCGCGGGTGCCGGCCGAATGGGTCGTGCCGCTGCCCGCCGGGCTTTCGCTCAAGGAGAGTATGATTTACGGCACGGCCGGCTTCACGGCCGGCATGTCGCTGGAGGTGATTGCGCACCACAAGATCACGCCCTCGGCCGGGCCGGTGCTCGTGACTGGAGCTAGCGGCGGCGTCGGTTCGATCGCGGTCGCGCTGCTGGCGAAAGCCGGATTCGAAGTGTACGCCGTTACGGGCAAGGCGTCGGCTCACGAATTTCTGCGCCGCCTGGGAGCCGCCGGATTTCTTTCGCGCGATGAAGCCGACGATCGGACCGACAATCCGCTGCTCAAGGCCCGCTGGGCCGCCGTCGTGGACACCGTCGGCGGCAATATCTTGAACACGGTCCTGCGCTCGACACGCCCATTCGGCTGCGTCACCGCCTGCGGGCTGACCGCCGGCGTCGACGTGCCGATGACCGTCTATCCGTTCATCCTGCGCGGCATCACGCTCGCCGGGATCGAGTCGGGCTTTTATCCTCTACCGCGGCGGGAAGCGCTCTGGCAAAAACTGGCCGGACCGTGGAAACTGCCCGACTTGGAATCGCTGGCCACGACGGTGCCGCTCGACGGCTTGCAAGAGCGAATGCAGGCGATTCTCGCCGGACAAATCACCGGCCGGATAGTCGTGCAGCCATAAGGTGGTTCTATAAGACGTTTTTGCAGAATGCATGGTCGAGCTCGAATAAACTCTTTCGCGCTAGTTGCGGCGCAGACTTCTTGCGTGCTTCTCCTGTCTAGGCTCAGCTAGGACCGTTCATGCTGCTTGCTGTTGGCGATATTCACGGATGCTTTGCGGCATTGGAGACATTGGCTGCCGCGGTGCCGTTTAGCGATGACGATCTGTTGGTGACGGTGGGCGACTATATCGACCGCGGGCCCGATTCGCGCTCCGTCGTCGATTGGCTGATCGACCGCTGGCGGGGCGAACGGCTGATTCCGCTGCGCGGGAACCATGAATTGGTTCTCGAACGCGCTCGGGGATCGAAAGAATTGGAAACGTCGTGGCTGACATTCGGCGGCGATGCGACTTTGGCTTCGTATGCCGCACGAGGAACCACCGGACGCATGGACGACATTCCGGCCGAGCACTGGGATTTTTTTGAGCACGCCTGCCGCGATTACTACGAAATCGACACGCATTTCTTCGTCCATGCCAACGCCGATCCGCAATTGCCGCTCGACAAGCAATCGGAGCAGATGCTGTTCTGGGAAAAGTTCAATAACCCGCCGCCGCACGTCTCGGGCAAGATCATGGTGTGCGGCCATACGGCGCAAAAAAGCGGGATGCCGAACAACATCGGCCATGCCGTGTGCATCGACACCTGGGTCTACGGCGACGGCTGGCTCACGTGCCTCGAACCGGCCACTGGGCGGTTCTGGCAAGCGAATCAACGGCGCCAATGGCGGCCGGGACGGCTTGGGGAGGGGGCCGGGGAAGCCCAGCGAAGGCCCGGCTAGACCAGCGCGTTGGCGGACGGAAGCGGCGGCCTTCCCTGGGCTTCGCTGGGTTGCGGCGGCTGAAAGCAAGTAAACGGAATTACGTCGCGCCGTTGCTGCCGGGCAATGTGCCGCCGTGTTGATAGAAATGGCCTTCGCGGAAAGCTTGGGCCATCGCCAGCGGGACGCCCGCTTCGGCGGCGAACACGCTCGAGCGATTTTCTGCCGTCAGAGCTTTCATCTCCTGCTCGCGGGCAATGGCGATCGCCCGCCGCTCTTCGGCCTTGGCCCGGGCCACGCGCGTGTCGGCCTCGGCCTGATCGGCTTGCAGCCGGGCACCGATATTCTCGCCGACTTCGATGTCGGCGATGTCGATCGACACGATTTCGAATGCCGTGTGGGCATCGAGGCCCCGCTTCAACACCGCTTTGGAAATCGAGTCGGGATTCTCCATCACTTGCAAATGGCTGTCGGCCGAGCCGATCGAAGTGATGATTCCTTCGCCGACCCGGGCGATAATCGTTTCTTCGGTCGCCCCGCCGATCAGTTGTTGTAGATTGGTGCGCACCGTGACACGGGCCCGCACTTTCAGTTCGACGCCGTTTTTCGCGATCGCGCTGAGCGTGGTCTTGCGGCTCGTGGCCGGGTCGGGGCAATCGATCACTTTCGGGTTGACGCTCGTTTGCACGGCGTCGAGCACATCGCGGCCGGCCAGATCGATGGCCGCGGCACGATCGAAATCCAAATCGATATCGGCCCGATGCGCGGCGATGATGGCCCGAATTACTTTCGGCAAATCGCCGCCGGCCAAATAATGGGCTTCGAGCCGGCGGCTGCTGATCTGGTTGCCCGGATCGGTGGAGATGCCGGCCTGCAAGGCCATGATCTTGGCTTGCACGATGACGCGCGCGTCGACCTTGCGCAGGCTCATGCCGATCAGATTCCAGATCGTCACCCGCGCGTTCGACATATAGGCCTGGAACCACAGCTTGCCGTAGTTCATCACCACGAGAAACACGACGAACACCAACACGACGGCGATAAAGCCGACGATCAGCATCCAGGGAGGGGCATTGATCTGCTGGGCCAACAGAATCGGCAGCGAGGGGGCCATGCGGGTTCTCTACCAAGTGAATTCGTGCGAAATGTGAACCCATAGCATACCCGCGCGCAAGGACAAGCGAAAGTTGGAAGGTGCTGGTGCGCGGTGATGGAGCACGCCATCCCGTGTTCAAGCCGAACCAGTTCTTTCGGCCGCCCGGCACGCTAAGGCGTGGACTCCAACAGTTGGAGTTCACGCTTTTGCGTGCTGCGTTACGCTGACAATGATTCCGAGCCGGACGGCCCGTCAGCATCACGAAGGAAGGCCGTACTACCGACCGTAAGACGGCGGGCATAAGGCGCCTCGCGGGAAGTTCCGAAAGCGGAACTGCTGGAAACCGCGGTCGCAAGTGGTTAGAGTGATTGGAAGCCGGGGCTGATTATCGCTCGCCCCCCTCCCACCCTCCCCTCCGTCCCATCTACACGCCTTTGGAGATTTTTCTGATGGAAAACAGTTCCGCAGATCGCGTGGCCGCATCGGCCGGCGGCGCGTCGCGCCGCGATTTCTTGAAAACTTCGTCGGTATTGGCCGCCGGTGGCGCCCTGGCCGGCTCGCTCAACATCGCCCGATCGGCTCATGCCGGCAGCGATGAGACGATCAAAATCGCGCTGATTGGCTGCGGCGGCCGCGGCACCGAAGCCTGCTCGCAAGCCCTCAGCACCACGGCCGGTCCGATCAAGCTCGTGGCCATGGCCGACGCGTTCGAAGATCGTCTCGAAGGAAGCCACAAGCATTTGTCGAGCGTTCACAAGGATCGCGTCGACGTGCCGAAGGACCGCCGCTTTGTTGGATTCGATGCGTATCAAAAGGCGATCGACTCGGGCATCGACATGCTCGTGATCGCCACGCCCCCCGGCTTCCGCCCGATCCATTTCGAAGCGGCCGTGAAGGCGAATAAGAATGTGTTCATGGAAAAGCCGGTTTCGACCGATGCCCACGGAATTCGCCGTGTCTTGGCGGCTGCTCAAGAAGCGAAGAAAAAGGGCCTCAAGGTCGCCGTCGGGCTGCAGCGGCACCACGATGCCAAATACATCGAAACCGTCAAACGGCTCCAGGACGGCGCCATCGGCGACATCACCGCCATGCGCATCTACTGGAACAACGACGGTGTTTGGGTGAAGAAGCGCGAGCCGCAGCAAACGGAAATGGAATACCAGATGCGCAACTGGTACTACTTCGTGTGGCTGTGCGGCGATCACATCGTCGAGCAACACATCCATAATTTGGACGTCGCCCATTGGGTCAAGGGCGCGCTGCCGGTGAAGGCAACCGGCATGGGCGGCCGACAGGTGCGCACCGGAAAGGAATACGGCGAGATCTTCGACCATCACTACGTCGAATTCGAATATGCCGACGGCTCGCGCGTGTTCAGCCAATGCCGGCATCAGCCGGGCTGCTGGTCGATCGTCGACGAATTTGCGCACGGCACGAAGGGAACTTCCCACGTCGGCGGCGGCTCGATCGACATTGCCGGCGGCGAAAAATGGCACTACGGCAAGAAGGTCAAGAATGCCTATCAAGTCGAGCACGACGACCTGCAGGCCGCGATCCGCGAGAATCGCGACTACAATGAAGCCGAGAACGGCGCGAACAGCACGATGATGGCCATCATGGGCCGGATGTGCACGTATTCGGGCGTGCCGCTGACCTGGGAGCAGGCGATCAATTCGGAGATCAGCGTGATGCCGAAGGAATTCACCTTCCAATCGACGCCGCCCACGCTCCCCGATGCTGACGGATTCTATCCCATTGCAGTGCCAGGCAAGACACGCGTCGTCTGATGCGGCATGTACGCCAAACAGGTTTATTCGTGAAGGCCGGCCGGAGGAATCCGGCCGGCCTTTTTGAATGGTCGCTCGATGCCGTTTGTTTGCATTGGCTCAGGCCAAGTTGATCGCGACTTCGATATTCCCTCGCGTGGCTTTCGAATATGGACATGTCTTGTCCGCGGCGTCGAGCAGCGACTGCGCGACCGCGCGATCCAAACCGGGCAAGCTAACATTGAGTCGAGCTCGGAGGAAGAATTCACTGCCGGTTGTGACCAGGTCGATTTCGGCATCGATGGCCCGGTCGGCTGGCAAAGGCACTTTCCTTTGAGCGGCCACATGTGCCAACGCACTGATGAAACAGGCCGACCATCCGGCGGCGAATAATTGCTCCGGATTGGTGCCGTTGCCTGGTCCGCCCGGCGTGGAAAGCTTGATGTCCAGGCGGCCGTCGGAACTGCGCGCCGCGCCGTCTCGTCCACCGGTCGTGTGCACTTTTGCGGTGAACATCACCTTCTCGGATTGCGTCGCGGCAGGTTTCGTTTCGAGTTGGGTCATCATGAGCTCCTTGGGATGAATTGCCGGTTCGACGTTAAGGATGGTCCGTTCAACACGCTTACATTTTACGCGTGGCGGCGAGACATGCGAGGGGATAAAGTCGGCGCGATGGCTGTCTCCGGCCTAGGCTCGGTCGAAAAATACCTTCCGCTCTTCGAACCCCTCACGCTGCCCTCTTCCACAAGGGGAGAGGGGGCTTGTGGAGAAGTTATTTTTCGGCCGAGCCCTATCGGCCGGCGAGAGCGGGATGTTGCCGGAAATTTTGGGCTGCCAAGCGCCCTGCGCTGCTTGACTCGCCTCGCGGAGGGGCTAAGAATGGCCTAGTGAGCCGAGCCGCATCGGGCTTTTTTCGTGGTGCCCCACGTGACCGACGCGGGCGGCAGCTTTTTGGCGAGCTTCGGCATGAGTGGGTTGCCCCGCCTCGCAATTGGCTCCGTCTCTCCGGAGACCGATTATCGGCCAGCGGTTTGGGCCGTCTTCGATTCGCTGGATCGACAGGGAGTGCGAATTCAAAGCTTCTTGCCGCGCGCCTGTTTGGCCGAGATCGATG
This genomic stretch from Pirellulales bacterium harbors:
- a CDS encoding Gfo/Idh/MocA family oxidoreductase; translation: MENSSADRVAASAGGASRRDFLKTSSVLAAGGALAGSLNIARSAHAGSDETIKIALIGCGGRGTEACSQALSTTAGPIKLVAMADAFEDRLEGSHKHLSSVHKDRVDVPKDRRFVGFDAYQKAIDSGIDMLVIATPPGFRPIHFEAAVKANKNVFMEKPVSTDAHGIRRVLAAAQEAKKKGLKVAVGLQRHHDAKYIETVKRLQDGAIGDITAMRIYWNNDGVWVKKREPQQTEMEYQMRNWYYFVWLCGDHIVEQHIHNLDVAHWVKGALPVKATGMGGRQVRTGKEYGEIFDHHYVEFEYADGSRVFSQCRHQPGCWSIVDEFAHGTKGTSHVGGGSIDIAGGEKWHYGKKVKNAYQVEHDDLQAAIRENRDYNEAENGANSTMMAIMGRMCTYSGVPLTWEQAINSEISVMPKEFTFQSTPPTLPDADGFYPIAVPGKTRVV
- a CDS encoding metallophosphoesterase, with product MLLAVGDIHGCFAALETLAAAVPFSDDDLLVTVGDYIDRGPDSRSVVDWLIDRWRGERLIPLRGNHELVLERARGSKELETSWLTFGGDATLASYAARGTTGRMDDIPAEHWDFFEHACRDYYEIDTHFFVHANADPQLPLDKQSEQMLFWEKFNNPPPHVSGKIMVCGHTAQKSGMPNNIGHAVCIDTWVYGDGWLTCLEPATGRFWQANQRRQWRPGRLGEGAGEAQRRPG
- a CDS encoding organic hydroperoxide resistance protein, whose product is MTQLETKPAATQSEKVMFTAKVHTTGGRDGAARSSDGRLDIKLSTPGGPGNGTNPEQLFAAGWSACFISALAHVAAQRKVPLPADRAIDAEIDLVTTGSEFFLRARLNVSLPGLDRAVAQSLLDAADKTCPYSKATRGNIEVAINLA
- a CDS encoding DegT/DnrJ/EryC1/StrS family aminotransferase; its protein translation is MRKRVDIGWSDLGAALAHCLLPDRRAAQAAELERLWSAHGDAVACLSVRSGFDLWLSAMDFPAGSEVLVSAITIPDMLRIIEDHGLVPVPVDIDPDNLAIDPASLEQGLSPKTRAILVAHLFGTRQSLEGIAAFARQHRLLLVEDCAQAFVGTSFTGDTEADVSMFSFGPIKTATALGGGLLRVPDHNVRDAMRRIIAEQPLHSRWTYARRVLKYAGIKFLTGRLAYAAVFHSWQALGRDPDQLVNGAVRGFAGPGFFERIRRQPAAALLALMRRRIRRFTTEQITRRGANGQFLLDQLQSALVSPGWASAEHSFWVFPVLTDESARLIAALRQAGFDGSSAHSMCVVQPRADRPQQRAVMAERILPRIVYLPYCLALPASEMERMAAVVRGVSAPTEDRAPAPAVAAPQLSSSGQ
- the trxA gene encoding thioredoxin is translated as MANNVSELTDANFQGEVLQSEQPVLVDFWAPWCGPCRMIAPMVEELAGENRGSFKVGKINIDDNPQAAQNYGVSSIPTLMIFKGGEVVDRFVGVQPKNRLQQAIDSAKS
- the floA gene encoding flotillin-like protein FloA (flotillin-like protein involved in membrane lipid rafts), whose translation is MAPSLPILLAQQINAPPWMLIVGFIAVVLVFVVFLVVMNYGKLWFQAYMSNARVTIWNLIGMSLRKVDARVIVQAKIMALQAGISTDPGNQISSRRLEAHYLAGGDLPKVIRAIIAAHRADIDLDFDRAAAIDLAGRDVLDAVQTSVNPKVIDCPDPATSRKTTLSAIAKNGVELKVRARVTVRTNLQQLIGGATEETIIARVGEGIITSIGSADSHLQVMENPDSISKAVLKRGLDAHTAFEIVSIDIADIEVGENIGARLQADQAEADTRVARAKAEERRAIAIAREQEMKALTAENRSSVFAAEAGVPLAMAQAFREGHFYQHGGTLPGSNGAT
- a CDS encoding oxidoreductase, which translates into the protein MNASTAEPFRCFIVRQQSDGLFGSAIESRGLGDLPDGDVLIRVVFSSLNYKDALSASGHPGVSRNFPHVPGIDAAGTVVESRSEKFEPGQPVIVTGFAFGASRWGGYAEYARVPAEWVVPLPAGLSLKESMIYGTAGFTAGMSLEVIAHHKITPSAGPVLVTGASGGVGSIAVALLAKAGFEVYAVTGKASAHEFLRRLGAAGFLSRDEADDRTDNPLLKARWAAVVDTVGGNILNTVLRSTRPFGCVTACGLTAGVDVPMTVYPFILRGITLAGIESGFYPLPRREALWQKLAGPWKLPDLESLATTVPLDGLQERMQAILAGQITGRIVVQP
- the bshB1 gene encoding bacillithiol biosynthesis deacetylase BshB1, with protein sequence MLDVLVVAPHPDDAELGAAGAIMQFKAEGLRVGILDLTDGEPTPHGSPEIRARETAAASAVMGLDWRENLGLPNRKLEATLEARHRLAEVFRRERPRWLFAPYWVDAHPDHVAATELVEAARFWSKLTKSDLRGEPHHPERIFYYYCVHLRLLATPAVVLDISPHWDRKLQAIACYQSQFVAGRPQTSPTFLDRMRDQAAYWGWSIGRSYGEPFAGREPLGVRGMREFV